TCTCACGGTTGCCTCTTCGGCATCATGTCATGGTGATCTGAGGCCGACCCTGAGCTTCACAGACGCTTACGACAGAGCATCCGATAAAGCTGCACTCCCAATGAGACTGGATGTGATCGGTCCCGTTTCTCTAGGAATGAGACAGCAGCTATATCGGGGGGTCGTCCACAAGGACCGGCTCCGGAGGCTCCCGGAACGGGCGGCGCCAGAGGTCGCCCGTCTCATCTGCGAACTGCATCTGCGAACTGGATGTCGGCTCGGACCTCACCGGGGCCCGCGACGTTGACGGTTCTGGAACGCGGGGCCGATTGCTTCAGAAGCCATGGGGATCGGGCGCGGCCGCCGCGATGATCAGTCGATGACGCACGACGGGATCAAAGACGTCACTTTCGTTGATCTGGAGACGTTCGTGGCGTTTGCGCGCTCGGAGCATTTTGGGCACACGGCGGCCGACCTGGGGGTCAGCGTCGCCACCGTGCAGCGCGTCGTCCGGTCGCTGGAGCGCAAACTGGGGGTGTCACTGATCGAGCAGTCGGGTCGACGGGTCCGCATGCTGCCGGCTGGGCGGGTGCTCGAGCGGGAGGCGCACGCCGTACTGCGCGGCAGGCAGGACGCGATCTCCAACACACGCGCCGACGCCGGCCACACGAGTCTGCTGCGGACAGCCCACACCTTCTCACTCGGGCTCGGTTTCGTCCCCGACGTGCTCGCCGAACTGCTCGAGCAGGTCCCCGGAGTGCGGTTCCGCTGCTGGCAGGGGTCGGCGACCGACGTCATCGCAGCGCTGCTGCGCGGTGAGGCGGACGTCGCCTTCACTTCGGTGGCTCCCTCTGAGCGCGACTTCGTGGTCGAGCCGTTGTTCACCGAGGCGCTGCTGCTCGCCCTGCCCGCAGACGATCCGTTGGCGTCGGCTGGCAGCGCCTCGCTCGACGATGTGCGCGACCGCCCGTTCGTAGCCATGGAGCTTGGCGCGAGCAGCCGCACATCGATGGTGAATGCCTGTGCCAGAGCAGGATTCGTGCCACGTATTGCCGCGGAAGGCAATGATCTGTTTGTTGTCGAGTCGATGGTGGGTGCGGGTATCGGCGTCTCCCTGGTGCCGCAGGGGATGACCGACCATCAGCACCCCCGCGTGGTGCGGGTACCGATCGCCCACCCGCTGATCCCGGACCGGACGGTCCTGCTGGTGTACCCGCGGGCGAGCGCCCAGTTCGCCAACGTGCAGGTGCTGAGCAAGATCGCGCTTCTGCGCGGCCGGATGCGCCAGGAATCGTTCCAGAAATTGCAATGATCCTGTCTCTAGGCGGCGTTGTTCGGCCCGATCGGCCTTCGTAGCGTTCACCGCATGTCCACCTCTGTGTCTCAGCGCACATCTCGATTCAGCCATGACCTGGCTCACGCTGCCTCCCGCCCGCTACCCGACGGTGCCAACCGCGCCGCGCGACGGTCGTTGTTCAACGTCCTCGGCACCACCATCGGCGCGGCCACCTCACCGGCCGTGGAGGTGATGCTCGCGACCGCGAGCGGACTCGAGGTCAGCGGGCCGGTGCCCGTTCTGGGCCGACGCGACACCGTCGACCGGCACTGGGGTGCGCTGATCGCAGGAACGGCCGGTCACTACGACGATTTCGACGACACCCACCTGGCCACGGTGATCCACCCCGGCGCGGCGACACTCGGCGCGCTCGTCGCCCTGTCCGACACGCCCGTGTCCTCGGGTGAGGTGTTTTTGCGCGCGTTGGCGCTCGGGTGTGAGGCCCAACTGCGGATCGGCAACGCCATCTCGCCGAACCACTACGACCGTGGGTGGCACATCACCGGCACCTGCGGGGTCTTCGGCGCGACCGTGGCCGCTGCGGTGATCCTCGGCTACGACGCCGACCAGTTGGAAGCCGCCTTGGCTGCGGCATCGACGATGACGCTGGGTCACCGTGAGGCATTCGGGTCGATGACCAAGCCGTTCCACGCGGGTAAGGCCGCCGCGAACGGGATCCTCGCGGCCCAGCGTGCTGCCGACGGCGCTGCCGCCTTCCATGCCCTCGGTGACGACGGCATCCTGACGATGTTCGCCGACGCCGTCGACGACGTGGAGCTGTTCGGATCGTGGGATCGTGACTGGGAGTTGGAGCGCAACGCGTTCAAGCCGTACCCGTGCGGAATCGTGGCGCACCCGGCGATCGACGCGGCGATCGAAGCCAGCGCGCAGGTAACTGCCGACACCATCGTCGGAATCGACGTGAGCTGCCACCCCCTGGTGCCGGAGCTGATGGGGATCGAGCAACCCGCCGACGGGCTGCAGGCGCGGTTCTCGGCCCGGCACGGCGTCGCCGTCGGACTGCTCGACGGCATCGTCGGCCTGGCACAGTTCAGCGACACGCGGGCCACGTCGGCCGACGCCACCCGGTTGCGGGCCGTCACCAGGTTGGTCCCGGGCGACGACTGTGCCCGCGACGCGGCGACGGTCACGGTGCACTCGTCCGACCGCCACGACGTCGTCGCGCACGTCCCGCACGCCCGGGGCAGCCTGGCCCGCCCGCTCACCGACGCCGAGTTGCTGGCGAAGGTGAGCGCTCTCACCGAGCCGGTGCTCGGGGACGGCAGCGGTGCCGCACTTCTGCGTGCGGTCGAAAACATCGGGACACCGACAGGATTCGCCGACGTGCTGTCCGCAGCGCTCCCGGCACACGAGAGGGAACAGGTATGACCTACATCGACGACATCGTGACGTTCATTGCGACCGCTGAATCGAAGGCCGACGATCAGTCGCCCGAACTCGAATGGGGCGCGGTACGGGCCGCCGTCGACGCCGCGGCCGAGCACCTCCCGGGGGCCGACACGTCGCTGGCCTACGCGGTTGGCTGCGTAGTCGCCGAAGAGGTTGCGGCGGTTCTGGATTCGGCGAAGGCCGCAGACGGGTGGAGTCGACGCAGCGTCGCCGGAGTGATCGGCGCGGGCGCGGCGGTCGGCCGTCTGCTGGACTTCGACGACGCCAAGCTGCGCCACCTACTGGGCCTGTGCGCGACACAGGCGACGGGTCTGCGGAGCCTCGACGACACCGACACCGGCTCGCTGCAGGTTGCCAAGGCCGCCGTCGACGCGGTGGAGGCCGCGTTGCTGGTGTCCAACGGCTTCACCTCCTCGGCAGACGGACTGACGGGCCGCAGAGGCCTCTTCGCACTGATGGCGCCGGGTGCCACGCCGCCGTCGACGTTCGACGGAGGAACTCGAACCGAGGGGGTGCGCCATCGTGAGTGACTCGAGCGGGACGGTCGATGCTCGACAGAAGTTCCCCGAGCCGAATCTCCCCGAGTCGCCCCTCGACCTCGAGGCTGACAAGGAACCGCCGACGGAGGAGGAGCTTCGGCTGACCCGACGGGTGCACGTAGTGCTCGGCACCGTCGTGGCGGCGCTGGGTGCGTGGCTGCTGTACCTCAGCTCGACGGATCTGCCGTTCCGCGGTGACAACGGTGAGCCAGGGCCGGGGTTGCTCCCGGTGCTGTTGACGATCTGCCTCATTGCACTCGGGTTGTTGCTGTCCGTGGTCTCGGCGTTCGGACCCCGCGCGCGCAGTAGCGAGGCGCCGACGCTCTCGTTCGGCCGGACCGAGATCAGCCGGGCACTCATGGTCTGGCTGGCGCTGGCGGTCTCCACAGCACTGCTCGAGCCCGCAGGCTTCCTGGTGGCGGGTGAGGTGCTGATCCTGGCGATCATCCTCGTCGTCGAACGGATGCGCTCCATCCCGCAGGTCATCGCCCTTGTGCTGTTGCCGCCGGCGATGTACCTGCTGTTCGACGTGCTGCTCGAGGTCCACCTCCCGATCGGAACCATCTGGCAATGAACACATTCGAAGGTTTACCCGGGCAACGCCCAACCGTGATCGGAGGTAGTCGATGGACGCGGTGAACGGTCTGCTGTCGGGCCTCGAGGCCGCGCTCACGCCGACGAACCTGATGTGGCTCGTGGTGGGCTGCCTTTTGGGCACATTGGTCGGGATCCTGCCCGGCCTCGGCCCCCCCGCGACGATCTCGATCCTGCTGCCGTTGGCCACCGGCTTCGACCCGGCCACGGGCCTGATCATGATGGCCGGGATCTACTACGGCGCCAAGTACGGCGGATCGACCACCTCGATCCTGATGAACATCCCCGGCGAGTCATCCTCGGTCGTCACGTGTCTCGACGGCTACCAGATGGCCAAGAAGGGGCGGGCAGGCCAGGCACTGGGCATCGCGGCGATCGCCTCGTTCGTCGCAGGCACCATCGGCGTCATCGGGCTGACGTTCCTGGCGCCGGTGGCGGCCGACGTTGCGGTCAACTTCGGTCCGCCCGAGTATTCGGCGTTGATGATCTTCGCCTTGCTGTTGGTGATCATGCTGGCGGGCGACTCGCTGATCAAGGGGTTCATCTCGATGTTCCTCGGGCTGTTCCTCGCCACGATCGGTACCGACCTCTTCTCCGGCGAGCAGCGCTTCACCGGCGGCCAGATCGAGTTGGCCGGCGGGGTCGAGTTCATCGCGCTGTCGATCGGAATCTTCGCCATCGGCGAAGTGCTGGTCAACATCGAGCAGAAGACGCAGAAGCCGTTGTTCGCGGCTCCCAAGAAATTTCGCGAGATGTTGCCGTCGGGCAAGGACATCAAGCGGTCGACGCCGGCCATGTTGCAGGGCGGCATCGTCGGCTTCGTCATCGGGATCCTGCCCGGCGCCGGTTCGACCGTGGCTTCGTTCGTGTCATACATCATCGCCAAGCGGACGTCGAAGCACCCGGAGGAGTTCGGCAAGGGCGCCATCGAGGGCGTTGCGGCACCGGAGGCGGCGAACAACTCTGAGACCGGCGGGGCGATGGTGCCGTTGCTCACCATGGGTATACCCGGATCCGGCACCGGCGCAGTGCTTTTAGGTGCCTTGGTGCTGTACGGACTCAACCCGGGGCCGCTGCTGTTCCACGAGCACGCCGACGTGGTCTGGCCGATCATCGCGAGCATGTACTTGGGCAATATCGTCCTGGTCATCATGAACCTGCCGATGGTGCCGTTCTTCGCGAAGCTGTTGAACACGCCGTACAAGGTGCTCTACCCGGGCATCCTGCTGATCTCGGTGATCGGCGTGTTCAGCGTGAACTTCTCGGTGTTCGACGTCTGGCTGCTGGTGATCTTCGGACTGCTCGGCTACGCCATGCGCAAGCTCGACATACCGCCTGCCCCATTGGTTCTCGCCTTCGTTCTCGGCCCGATCGCCGAGAACTCGATCCGCCAGTCGCTGCTGCTTTCGGACAACAGCCCGATCATCTACCTACAACGGCCCATCTCAGCGGTGCTGATCGGCCTGTCGGTAGTGCTGCTGGTGGTGCTGTCCTTCGGCCGCCGGACTCGCAAGGTCCGCGAACAGATGGTCGATGTCGATTCCTGATCTGCAACAAAACCTCAACAACTCTCAACAACGATTCCCAAGGTGGATTTCATGATTCGTGTCAGCAAAGTTCTCACCGTCACGGCCACGGCCCTGTCTGTGCTCGGCGTAGCTGCGTGCGGTAGCAGTACTGAGCAGGCAGAGGGGAGCCGGTCGGATTCGGTCGAGGTGGTCACGCATACCGCCGTCGGTGGCGGATCGGACGTGTTCACCCGCCAGATCATCAAGGTGATGTACGACAGCAAGATCATCTCCAAGCAGTGGCCGGTGCGCAACGTCCCCGCAGGCGATGCGATCGGCGCCATGTCGTATCTCATCGATCGGCCGGGGAACGCGGGCTTGATCGCTCAGGTGACGCCGACGTGGTTGGCCACCCCGATGACCATCGCCGACAGCCCGGTGAACCTGGACCAGCTGACCCCCATCTCGCTGGTCGCCACCGAACCACAGGTCGTCGTGACCAAAGCGGGCGGTGAATTCGGCTCGTTCGCCGATTTCGTCGACGCCGCCAAGGCCGCGCCGGACACGCTGGTGCAGGCCGGCGGCTCCAGTACCGCCAACGATGCGCTGACCCGGTCGGTGCTGCAGGACACCGTGGACGCCAAGTGGAAGTTCCTGTCGTTCGAGGACACCGGTTCCCGCATCACCGCGTTGCTGCGCGGCGACGCCGACATCATGCTGGGCAGCGCCTCCGATGTCGCCGAACAGGTCCGCGCGAACGAACTCTCAGTGATCGCCGTGGTCGGCAAGGACCGCCTGGAGGCCTTCCCCGACGTAGCGACCACCGAAGAGCAGGGCATCGACTCCTCACAGGTGCCCGTGCAGTTCCGCGCCATCATGGGCGCACCCGACATGCCCGAGGACGCCGTTCAGGGATACCAGGACGACCTGTCGAAACTGGTCGAGACCGATGGCTGGAAGTCCCTGGCCACCAACGACGGTCTGGTGACCCAGAACCTGCAGGACGCGGAACTCACCGAGTATCTGGCGCAGCAGAAGGAGATCGTCGGCACCCTCCTCGGCGATCTGGGTCTGAGGAAGGATCAGTGACCGAAGCTGCCCGAGCGTCCGGCTTGACGTCGGCGCTGGCGGGGTATGCGGCGGACCTGCAGTTCGTCGATCTGCCCGACGCGGTGGTGCATGAGGCCAAGCGCGCGTTGATCGACCACGTCGGGGTGGCGGTCGCCGCGTCCGGCCATGCCTCTGTCGATGCCCTGATGCGGGTATCGGCCCGGCTGACCGGGCCCGGCCCGTACACAGTGGTCGGTCGCGGGGAGACCGCGACCATGCCCTACGCGGCGCTGACCAACGGGTTCGCCGCGCACCTGCTCGATTACGACGACACCTTCAACCCCGGTGACACCACCGTGCACGGAAGCGCCCCGGTCTGGCCGGTGATCTTCGCGCTCGCCGAGGATCGTGCGGTTACGGGGCGGGAGGCGTTGACGGCTTTCGTCGCGGGTTTCGAAACGGAGTGCCGGCTGGGTCGCGCGGCGGGTGATGCGCATTACGAAATCGGTTGGCACGTCACGGGAACGGTCGGCCACATCGGCGCCGCGGCTGCTGCGGGCCGGGTGCTGAAACTCTCCCCGCACGTTCTCACCATGGCGTTGGGCAGCGCTGGCACCCAGGCAGCGGGACTGAAGTCGGTGTACGGCACCGACGGCAAGCCGCTGCACGCCGGCAAGGCGGCGATGGACGGTTTACTGTCGGCGGTAATGGCCCAGGAGGGCATCACGTCGTCGTCTGACATCATCGAGGGCCCGCGCGGCATCCTCGCCGTGATGTCGACCGATCCGGCGCCGGTGAAGCTGCTCGAGGACCTCGGCGCGCGGTGGCACCTGTTGGCCAACGGGTACAAGGCGTACCCCAACGGATCGCTCACGCATCCCGCGATCGACGCGGTGCTCCAGCTGCGAGCGCACCACGGATTCGTCGCAGCCGACGTCAAACGTGTTCGCGCGAGGGTGAACTCGAAGGCGGCGACGGTCACCGGCAAGGTAGATCCGCGTACCGGGCTCGACGCCAAGTTCAGCTTGACGCATGCGGTCGCGGTGGCGCTTCTTGCCCGTCGTCCTCAACCCGAGCACTTCACCGACTCGGCGGCGCTGGATCCCGAGATCGCCGCCGTCCGTGAGCTCGTCGACGTGGTGTCCGACGCCGCGATCGGCAAGCGTGCGGCCGAGGTGACAGTGGAGTTGGCGGACGGCGCAGCGTTGACGTGCCGCATCGACGACAACAAGGGCACCCCGAACAACCCGCTCTCCGACGAGGAACTGACCGAGAAGTTCACCGACAACGTCACACCGCGCCTTGGCGCCGAAACCGCTGATGTATTGGCCGCGGCGTGCTGGGCAGCAGAGGATGCCGAGGACTTCGCGGCGATCGTGCGGCTCACGAAGCTGCCGTCGTGAGCGGTGTCGCAGTGGTGACGGGCGGCGCCCGAAATCTCGGCCGCTCCTTGGTGCTGGCGTTGGCGCGCTCCGGCTACGACGTCGTCGTCAACGCGAAGACCGATGCCGAGGGCGCCGAGAAGACTGCAGCACAGGCCCGCGCCCTCGGCGTGTCAGCGACCGCTGCGCTCGCCGACGTCGCTGACCCGGACGAGGTCACGCGCTTGTTCGAGGCCGTCGACCGGCTCGGCCCGCTGCGGGTCTTGGTCAACAACGCCGCACTGCGCACCCGGGTCCCCGTGTCGGAGCTGACGATCGAGGACTGGCAGGCGGTCCGTTCGGTGACGCTGGACGGCGCGATGTACTGCGCTTTGGCGGCGCTACCGAGGCTGCGCGCCACGGGCGACGGCCGAATCGTCACGATGATCGGCGGCAACGCGCTGCGGGGCGACCCGGGCCGTGTGCACGTATCCGCGGCCAAGCACGGCCTGATCGGGTTGACGAAGGCGCTTGCGGCGGCGTGCGCCGACGACGGCATCACCGTCAACGCCGTGTCCCCGGGAAAGATGCGGCCTGACAACGCAAGCGAGCCGGAAGCCGAACGCCGCCGCGGCATGGTCGCGGAGACCGTCGCGTTCCTGGCCTCACCGGCCGCATTCGGTGTCACCGGGCAGGTCATCGAGGTCGGTCCCGCAACCTGAGTCGGTAAACAGGGGAAAGCACGATGTCGAGACGCGTCGCATCAAGGGTCACTTGAACATTCGAACCCCGAACGTAAGA
Above is a window of Mycolicibacterium baixiangningiae DNA encoding:
- a CDS encoding LysR substrate-binding domain-containing protein encodes the protein MTHDGIKDVTFVDLETFVAFARSEHFGHTAADLGVSVATVQRVVRSLERKLGVSLIEQSGRRVRMLPAGRVLEREAHAVLRGRQDAISNTRADAGHTSLLRTAHTFSLGLGFVPDVLAELLEQVPGVRFRCWQGSATDVIAALLRGEADVAFTSVAPSERDFVVEPLFTEALLLALPADDPLASAGSASLDDVRDRPFVAMELGASSRTSMVNACARAGFVPRIAAEGNDLFVVESMVGAGIGVSLVPQGMTDHQHPRVVRVPIAHPLIPDRTVLLVYPRASAQFANVQVLSKIALLRGRMRQESFQKLQ
- a CDS encoding MmgE/PrpD family protein; the encoded protein is MSTSVSQRTSRFSHDLAHAASRPLPDGANRAARRSLFNVLGTTIGAATSPAVEVMLATASGLEVSGPVPVLGRRDTVDRHWGALIAGTAGHYDDFDDTHLATVIHPGAATLGALVALSDTPVSSGEVFLRALALGCEAQLRIGNAISPNHYDRGWHITGTCGVFGATVAAAVILGYDADQLEAALAAASTMTLGHREAFGSMTKPFHAGKAAANGILAAQRAADGAAAFHALGDDGILTMFADAVDDVELFGSWDRDWELERNAFKPYPCGIVAHPAIDAAIEASAQVTADTIVGIDVSCHPLVPELMGIEQPADGLQARFSARHGVAVGLLDGIVGLAQFSDTRATSADATRLRAVTRLVPGDDCARDAATVTVHSSDRHDVVAHVPHARGSLARPLTDAELLAKVSALTEPVLGDGSGAALLRAVENIGTPTGFADVLSAALPAHEREQV
- a CDS encoding MmgE/PrpD family protein, with the protein product MTYIDDIVTFIATAESKADDQSPELEWGAVRAAVDAAAEHLPGADTSLAYAVGCVVAEEVAAVLDSAKAADGWSRRSVAGVIGAGAAVGRLLDFDDAKLRHLLGLCATQATGLRSLDDTDTGSLQVAKAAVDAVEAALLVSNGFTSSADGLTGRRGLFALMAPGATPPSTFDGGTRTEGVRHRE
- a CDS encoding tripartite tricarboxylate transporter TctB family protein, translating into MSDSSGTVDARQKFPEPNLPESPLDLEADKEPPTEEELRLTRRVHVVLGTVVAALGAWLLYLSSTDLPFRGDNGEPGPGLLPVLLTICLIALGLLLSVVSAFGPRARSSEAPTLSFGRTEISRALMVWLALAVSTALLEPAGFLVAGEVLILAIILVVERMRSIPQVIALVLLPPAMYLLFDVLLEVHLPIGTIWQ
- a CDS encoding tripartite tricarboxylate transporter permease, which codes for MDAVNGLLSGLEAALTPTNLMWLVVGCLLGTLVGILPGLGPPATISILLPLATGFDPATGLIMMAGIYYGAKYGGSTTSILMNIPGESSSVVTCLDGYQMAKKGRAGQALGIAAIASFVAGTIGVIGLTFLAPVAADVAVNFGPPEYSALMIFALLLVIMLAGDSLIKGFISMFLGLFLATIGTDLFSGEQRFTGGQIELAGGVEFIALSIGIFAIGEVLVNIEQKTQKPLFAAPKKFREMLPSGKDIKRSTPAMLQGGIVGFVIGILPGAGSTVASFVSYIIAKRTSKHPEEFGKGAIEGVAAPEAANNSETGGAMVPLLTMGIPGSGTGAVLLGALVLYGLNPGPLLFHEHADVVWPIIASMYLGNIVLVIMNLPMVPFFAKLLNTPYKVLYPGILLISVIGVFSVNFSVFDVWLLVIFGLLGYAMRKLDIPPAPLVLAFVLGPIAENSIRQSLLLSDNSPIIYLQRPISAVLIGLSVVLLVVLSFGRRTRKVREQMVDVDS
- a CDS encoding Bug family tripartite tricarboxylate transporter substrate binding protein codes for the protein MIRVSKVLTVTATALSVLGVAACGSSTEQAEGSRSDSVEVVTHTAVGGGSDVFTRQIIKVMYDSKIISKQWPVRNVPAGDAIGAMSYLIDRPGNAGLIAQVTPTWLATPMTIADSPVNLDQLTPISLVATEPQVVVTKAGGEFGSFADFVDAAKAAPDTLVQAGGSSTANDALTRSVLQDTVDAKWKFLSFEDTGSRITALLRGDADIMLGSASDVAEQVRANELSVIAVVGKDRLEAFPDVATTEEQGIDSSQVPVQFRAIMGAPDMPEDAVQGYQDDLSKLVETDGWKSLATNDGLVTQNLQDAELTEYLAQQKEIVGTLLGDLGLRKDQ
- a CDS encoding MmgE/PrpD family protein, translated to MTEAARASGLTSALAGYAADLQFVDLPDAVVHEAKRALIDHVGVAVAASGHASVDALMRVSARLTGPGPYTVVGRGETATMPYAALTNGFAAHLLDYDDTFNPGDTTVHGSAPVWPVIFALAEDRAVTGREALTAFVAGFETECRLGRAAGDAHYEIGWHVTGTVGHIGAAAAAGRVLKLSPHVLTMALGSAGTQAAGLKSVYGTDGKPLHAGKAAMDGLLSAVMAQEGITSSSDIIEGPRGILAVMSTDPAPVKLLEDLGARWHLLANGYKAYPNGSLTHPAIDAVLQLRAHHGFVAADVKRVRARVNSKAATVTGKVDPRTGLDAKFSLTHAVAVALLARRPQPEHFTDSAALDPEIAAVRELVDVVSDAAIGKRAAEVTVELADGAALTCRIDDNKGTPNNPLSDEELTEKFTDNVTPRLGAETADVLAAACWAAEDAEDFAAIVRLTKLPS
- a CDS encoding SDR family NAD(P)-dependent oxidoreductase; the protein is MSGVAVVTGGARNLGRSLVLALARSGYDVVVNAKTDAEGAEKTAAQARALGVSATAALADVADPDEVTRLFEAVDRLGPLRVLVNNAALRTRVPVSELTIEDWQAVRSVTLDGAMYCALAALPRLRATGDGRIVTMIGGNALRGDPGRVHVSAAKHGLIGLTKALAAACADDGITVNAVSPGKMRPDNASEPEAERRRGMVAETVAFLASPAAFGVTGQVIEVGPAT